Proteins from one Alysiella filiformis genomic window:
- the mnmA gene encoding tRNA 2-thiouridine(34) synthase MnmA, with the protein MYQNQNIIVGLSGGVDSSVTAALLKQQGANVHGVFMQNWEDDNNDQYCSIKQDSLDAMAVADIIGIDMDIVNFAAQYKDKVFAYFLQEYQAGRTPNPDVLCNAEIKFKCFLDYAIEQGAEAIATGHYARKDVRDGIHHLLRGVDGNKDQSYFLYRLQPHQLEKALFPLGDLEKPEVRRLAEQFRLPTATKKDSTGICFIGERPFREFLQKYLPTHEGNMLTPEGKIVGKHLGLTFYTIGQRKGLGIGGAGEPWFVVGKNLPKNELIVVQGHDHPLLFTQSLKMHDLSWTLPEKPREGRYTCKTRYRMADAACELRYLSDDVAELRFDAPQWAVTHGQSAVLYDGEICLGGGIITATDKDVIVV; encoded by the coding sequence ATGTATCAAAATCAAAATATTATTGTCGGCTTGTCGGGCGGTGTGGACAGCTCGGTAACCGCCGCCCTGCTCAAACAGCAAGGCGCAAACGTACACGGCGTATTCATGCAAAACTGGGAAGACGACAACAACGACCAATATTGCAGCATCAAACAGGATTCGCTGGACGCGATGGCGGTTGCCGACATCATTGGCATAGACATGGACATCGTCAATTTTGCCGCGCAATACAAAGACAAGGTGTTTGCCTATTTTTTGCAAGAATATCAGGCAGGCAGAACGCCCAATCCCGATGTGTTGTGCAATGCCGAAATCAAATTCAAATGTTTTTTGGATTATGCGATTGAACAAGGTGCAGAAGCCATTGCCACAGGACACTATGCGCGTAAAGACGTGCGCGATGGCATACACCACCTGCTGCGCGGCGTGGACGGCAACAAAGACCAAAGCTATTTTCTCTATCGCTTACAGCCACATCAGTTGGAAAAAGCCTTATTTCCATTGGGCGATTTGGAAAAGCCCGAAGTGCGCCGCTTGGCAGAACAATTCAGGCTGCCCACCGCCACCAAAAAAGACAGCACAGGCATTTGTTTTATTGGCGAACGCCCTTTCCGCGAATTTTTGCAAAAATACCTGCCCACCCACGAAGGCAATATGCTCACCCCCGAAGGCAAAATCGTGGGCAAACATTTGGGCTTGACCTTTTACACGATTGGGCAACGCAAAGGCTTGGGAATAGGCGGGGCGGGCGAACCTTGGTTTGTGGTAGGCAAAAATCTGCCGAAAAATGAATTGATTGTGGTGCAAGGTCATGACCACCCTTTGCTGTTTACCCAATCGCTGAAAATGCACGATTTGAGCTGGACGCTGCCTGAAAAACCACGCGAAGGTCGCTACACTTGCAAAACGCGCTATCGCATGGCAGATGCGGCTTGTGAATTGCGTTATCTGTCTGATGATGTTGCCGAATTGCGGTTTGACGCGCCACAATGGGCGGTAACGCATGGGCAATCGGCAGTATTGTATGATGGCGAAATTTGTTTGGGCGGCGGCATCATTACCGCCACCGATAAAGATGTGATTGTGGTGTAA
- a CDS encoding ADP-ribosylglycohydrolase family protein: MLGAAIGDIIGSRFEFKNYRGKDFELFTSASHFTDDTICTVAVSEWVVGGCRYDLNTIMQKWCRRYPSPMGAYGVRFNEWIWSENPQPYLSWGNGSAMRVSAIGWAFDKLTDVLNFAHDSAAITHNHPEGIKGAQATAAAIFWARTGESKTFIRQNIADYFEYDLSATCDEIRPNYAFDESCQGTVPQAITAFLESENFEDAIRLAVSLGGDSDTLTAITGSIAEAYYRGIPQRILEPTLQILPDEMVEMLLKINTSSRY, encoded by the coding sequence ATGTTGGGTGCAGCGATTGGCGACATCATCGGGTCGCGTTTTGAATTTAAAAATTATCGCGGTAAAGATTTTGAATTGTTTACCAGCGCAAGCCATTTTACCGATGACACCATTTGCACCGTTGCCGTAAGCGAGTGGGTGGTGGGCGGTTGCCGCTACGATTTGAACACGATTATGCAAAAATGGTGCAGACGCTACCCCAGCCCAATGGGTGCATACGGTGTGCGTTTCAATGAATGGATTTGGTCGGAAAATCCACAGCCTTATTTATCGTGGGGCAACGGTTCGGCAATGCGCGTGTCGGCAATCGGCTGGGCATTTGACAAATTAACCGATGTGCTGAATTTCGCCCATGATTCTGCTGCCATTACCCACAACCACCCCGAAGGCATTAAAGGCGCACAAGCCACCGCCGCCGCCATTTTTTGGGCGCGAACGGGCGAAAGCAAAACCTTTATCCGCCAAAACATTGCCGATTATTTTGAATACGATTTGAGTGCGACCTGCGATGAAATCCGCCCCAATTATGCCTTTGATGAAAGCTGTCAAGGTACGGTGCCGCAAGCAATAACCGCTTTTTTGGAAAGCGAAAATTTTGAAGATGCGATTCGTTTGGCGGTGTCGCTGGGCGGCGATTCCGATACGCTGACGGCAATTACAGGCAGCATTGCCGAAGCATATTATCGCGGTATTCCGCAACGTATTCTTGAACCAACGCTGCAAATTTTGCCCGATGAAATGGTGGAAATGTTATTGAAAATCAATACTTCATCACGTTATTAA